The nucleotide sequence GCTAGCCCCTTGGCGCGCGCGGTACGTACGTAGTCCTGGGAGAGCACCTCGAGCATCGCGCTGCGGGTGATGCGCATCAAAATCGCCAGCGGGATGGTCCCTAGGGTGAGTGCGGGAAGGAGGAGATGGGAAAGCACGTCGCCTAGGGCCTTGCGCTGGAGCAGCGCGTCGAGCAGAAAGAACCCGCTAATGCTCTTGAAGGTGTTGCCCTCTTCGATGGAGATGCGACCGCTGGGGGGCAGCCAGTGGAGGTTGACGGCGAAAAGGTAGATGAGGAGAAGCCCCAACCAGAACACCGGCATCGAGACCCCGATCAGGGAAAAGATGGTGGAGATATTGTCCCATAGGCTGTTCTTGCGCACCGCCGCCAGGATGCCCAGGGGAACCCCCAGAATCACCGCGATCAGCATGGCCGAAAGGGAAAGCTCGAAGGTCGCGGGCCAGCGGCTGGCCAACTGGTCACGGATGGGGAGCAGGTTGAAAATACTCCTGCCCAAATCGCCGCTCAAGAGGTCGCGCAGGAACAGTACGTACTGAGCTGGAAGGGGCCGGTTGAGCCCCAGGCGCTCGCGCAGCGCCTCTACCTGCTCAGGGGAGGCTCGTTCACCCAGCAGAACTACCGCAGGGTCGCCGGGGATGAGGTGCAAAAACAGAAAGACCAAAAGCGAGATCCCTAGGAGTACCGGGATCAGGCCGAGTAAGCGTCGTCCGGTGTAGGCCCACATGCGATACCTTCAGATGATATCCGGCCGGGCGGGGATTGTGAACCCCGCCAAAAGGGGGCTCTGGGCGCTAGGGAAAGCCGTTTTTCTCCTTGTGGAGGTATGGGGATATAATAAAAGCGCAAGCCCAAGGAAAGGAGAAGCCATGAGTTGGATTGTTGCCATCATTGTGGGGGCGATTATCGGATGGCTCGCCAGCAGCGTGATGGGCGAGCGGGAGGGGCTGGTGGGCAAGATCGTCATCGGCATTGTGGGTTCCCTGCTGGCCAAGTGGCTTTTCGCTGACGTGTTGCACATCGGGGGAGCGGCCTCGGCAGGGACGTTCACCATCGCCGGGTTGATTTGGGGGGTGATCGGAGCGATCCTCCTGATCTGGGTGTTGAGGGCTTTGAAACTCGTTCGTTAAACACGGCGTAAAGCCAGGGGCGTACCGCCGGTACGCCCCTGGGTGGGTTAGGGTTAGCGGCTGGCGGAGGAGCTAGCCTTGGTGATGTCCTCGAAGGACTCCGAACCCAAGGGGCTCGGTACCCAGCCGCTAATATTCTTACGCTTGGCCACTAGCGGTTGGCTGTGGACGATGGGGATACGCAGGGCCAGGTTGAAGGTCAGCTCGTCTACCTGCTGGTAGATCTTGGTCCGCTCGGCGGGGTTGGAGGTGGAAGAACCCTTGGCCAGCAGATCGTTGAGCTCTTTGACGTCCAGCGGCTTGCCGGAGGGGTCAAAGAGGTCGCTGATGGGGGAAGCGAAGTGAGGATCGAAGAAGTTCGAGGGGTCACCGTAGTCGCCGGTCCAGCCCAGCATGTAGGCCTGGAAGCCGGGGGCCTTTTTGCGGTCCTCGAGGTAGGTGGCCCAGTCCTTGGTTTGGAGCTTGACCCGGATGCCGATGGCGCTTAGGTCGGCGCTCATGGCCTCGGCGATCTCCTTAGGGGTGGGGAAGTAGGGGCGAGAGACCGGCATGTACCACAGCTCGAGGTCAAAGCCGTTGGGGTATCCCGCCTCGGCCAGCATCTGCTTGGCCCGCTGCGGGTTGTACTCGTAATCGCTGACTTTGCTTGACCAGAAGCTCTTCATCGCGGCCGGGGTGAAGTGCCCGTTGGTGGTCCCTAGGTCGCCCCAGAAGGCCTTGACGATCTCCTTTTTGTTGATCGCCATGGCGATGGCCTGACGCACCCGTACGTCGGAGAGGGGTTTGTAGGCGGGGTTCAGGGCCAGGTAGCCCACGTTGAAAGAGGGGCGGAACACCGCGTCGAGGTTGCGGTCGCCTTGTATGTCCTTGAGGTTGGCCGGGGGGATATCGGTGGTGAAGTCAATCGAACCGGCCTTGAGCTCCGCCAGGCGGGCTGCCGGGTCCTTGATAAAGCGCATCACCACCTGATCTACCTTGGGAGAACCTTTTTTCCAGAAGTTCGCGTTCTTTTCCAGGATCAGCCGGTCCCCGGCCCGCCACTCCTTGAACTTGAACGGGCCGGTGCCCACCGCCCCGCCTGCGGCGGTGCCGTACTTGGCCCCTTGGGCTTTGATGGCCGCTGGGGAGGCGATGCCGAAGTAGCCCGAACCGATGGCGACGGGGAAGTAGGGGATGGGGTTGGCGAAGGTGAAGCGGATGGTGTACTTGTCCACCACGGTAATGTTCTGGAGGAAGGAGCCCTTATCCCCCTTGAACCCGCCGAAGAGTTCACCCCAGATCTCGTAGTTGGCCCCCTGGTTGATGCGGGTAGGGTCTTTGGGGTCCCACCAGCGGTTGACGTTGAAGGCCACCGCGTTGGCGTCGAAGTCGGTGCCGTCGTGGAACTTGACCCCCTGGCGCAGCCGCATAGTCCAGGTCTTGCCGTCCGCCGAGGCAAACCAGCTCGTCGCCAGACCGGCTACCGGCTCGGTAGAGCCCGCCTTGAAGTCCACCAGGGTGTCGTAGATCTGTCGCTGCGCGTAGATCGAGATCCCGTCGGTGATGTTGCCTGGCTCGAGGCTCACCGGTTCGCCGTTGGACCCGAATACCAGGGTTTTCTGGGCGAAGCCAAGCGTGCCAAAAGCGGCGATTGCCAGCATTAGCCATCGCTTTCTCAATTTCATCACTCCTTTCCTTGCACGCCCCAGAGTATACGCTGAGCTTTGCTCTGGCTACAATCCCCTGACCCTTGAGTCAGTGGCCTCCCAGATAGGCTTCTTGAATCTCGGGGCGAGCGGCCAACTCCGCCGCTGGCCCTGAAAAGGTGAGGCGACCGGTCTGCAAAACATAGCCCCGGTGGGCGATCTGCAGGGCAATGCGGGCGTTTTGCTCGACCAGGAGGATGGTCTTGCCCGCCTTGTTGAGGTTTTGGATGGTCTCGAAGATAAAGTCCACCAGCACCGGGGCCAATCCCATGCTGGGCTCATCCATCAGCAGCAGCTGAGGGTCTTGCATGAGGGCTCGGGCGATGGCCAACATCTGTTGCTCGCCCCCGGAGAGGGTGCCCCCCTTCTGGCTGCGGCGTTCGTAGAGGCGGGGGAAGAGCTGAAAAGCGTATTCCTTGCGCTCCTGCACGACTTTCTTATCCTTCTCGAGGAAGGCCCCGATCTCCAGATTTTCCTCCACGGTGAGCCTGGGGAAGATGCGCCGCCCCTCCGGTACGTGGCCGATACCCATAGCCACGATCTTATGCGCGTCCAGGCGCTGGATGGGCTGGCCTTGGTAGATCACCTCGCCGCGCCGGGCTTTGACCATGCCGCTGATGGTGCGCAAGGTGGTGCTCTTACCTGCCCCGTTGGCCCCGATGAGCGTTACGATCTCGCCGGGGTTGACCTCGAGGGAGATCCCCTGCAGGGCGTGGATGTGGCCGTAGTAGGTGTGGACCTCTTTGAGCTGGAGCATGGGGTTCATGCCACACCCCCTGCCGCGCCTTTTCCTAGATAGGCCTCAATCACCCGGGGGTTGCTGCGGATCTCCGCCGGAAGCCCCTCGGCGATTTTGGAACCGTACTCGAGCACCGCGATCCGGTCCGAGATGCTCATCACCATGCTCATGTCGTGTTCGATCAGGACGATGGTCAACCCCAGCTCCTTACGCAGCTTTTGCACGTCTTGTTTGAGCTGGTCGGTTTCTTGCGGGTTCATCCCTGCGGCGGGTTCGTCCAAAAGCAGCAGCTTGGGCTCGAGCGCCAGCGCTCGGGCGATCTCCAAGCGGCGCTGTTCGCCGTAGGGCAGGTTGCGGGAAAGCTCCCCGGCGCGGTGGGCCAGGCCCATGAACTCGAGCAGCTCCATGGCCCGGGCTTTGGCCCGCGCCTCTTCGCGACGGAAGGCGGGGGTGTGCAGGATAGAGGCCAGATAGGAGGTGTGGGTGTGGATGTGGTGGCCCACCAGCACGTTCTCCAGCACGGTCATGGCCCCGAACAGGCGGATGTTCTGGAAGGTGCGGCCTACCCCTTTGGCCGCCACCTTATCGGGGGATAGGCCGGTAATCTCCTCGCCATCCAGGAGAATTTTTCCCGTATCGGGGGCGTAGATGCCGGTGAGTAGGTTGAAAAATGTGGTCTTACCCGCACCGTTGGGGCCGATCACCGAAAAGATCTCGCCGGGTCTGACCTCGAGGCTCACGTCGTTGACCGCCAGCAGCCCGCCAAAGCGCTTGGAAACGCCCTGCACCGAAAGGGAGTAACCGCGTACCGCGGAAGCGGAGGTAAGGGGCACGCTCATGACTTCTCCTTGACTTCCTCGGCCTCGAGCTGGTGCCGCCGCTCGGGGATGAGCCCTTCGGGCCGGAAGATCATCATCAGGATCAGCACGATCCCAAACACCAGCCGCTCGTACTTGGCCGGTTCAAACTGGTTGGGTAGGTTGGCTAGGTTGAAGCCTAGCACGGTCGCCCCGCTCTGGCGCAGGGTGTTGAGGTACTCCGAGAAGCTTTTGAGGAGATCGATGTTGAGGATGGTGAGGGCCGCCGCTCCCAGGATGACTCCAGGGATCGAACCCATCCCCCCTAGCACCACCATCCCCAGGATGGTGATCGAGGCCAGCAAGGTGAAGGACTCCGGGCTCACGAAGGTACGCTGCGCCGCGAAGATCACCCCCATCGCTCCGGAAAAGGCCGCCCCGGTGGCAAAAGCCAAGAGCTTGGTACCCAGCATGGGGATGCCCATGGCTTTAGCCGCCGTTTCGTCCTCGCGGATGGCCACCCAGGCCCGGCCAAAGCGGGAGTTGCCCAAGTTGACGTTCACCGCGACCACGATGCCGATGACCACCAGTACCAATAGGTAGAAGAATAGCTGGTAGTCGGTCTTGGCGTCCAAGTGGACCCCAAAGAAGCTCATCAGGCTGCGAAACCAGTCGATGGGGGGGCGCTCCACCGGAGTGATGCCCTGGGGGCCGTTGGTGAGGTTTACCGGGTGGTCGAGGTTGTTGGCCAGCACCCGCACCACCTCGCCCAGCCCCAGCGTTACGATGGCCAGGTAGTCCCCTCGCAGCCTGAGGGCGGGCAGGCCGATTAGGACCCCGGTGATCGCCGTGGTGATGATGGCAAGGATCATGAAGAGGTAGAAGAAATTCCCGTTTAGGGGAAAGCCTCCGGCGGTGAACTGGTTGGCCTGAGGTGAACCAAAGATGGCCCAAGTGTAGGCCCCGATGGCGAAGAAAGCTGCATAGCCTAGGTCCAGGAGCCCGGCCATCCCCACCACCACATTGAGACCCAGAGCCATCGCGGCGTAGATGCCAATCTGGATGCCCAGCTCGAAGAGGAAGGAGTTGGTGAACCCCGCGATGGGGACAGAGAGGAGCAGGATGGCTGCCCCTAGGAGTCCTTTGATCCATCCGGGGATACCGGGGATGGTGATGAGGGAGACCAGCACCGCTAACAGGCCGATGAAGAGCAAATCCCCCCCGCTCCCGCGGGCCAGGCCCAGGGTAAAGCCCAGGGTGAGGAGGGCCAAAGAGAGGCTTCGCACCGTTACGGAAGCCCGCAGGTAGGCGACGATCCCTACCGCTGCGATGGCGACCAGCCCGCTCAGGAAGTTAGGGGCCAGCAGCAACAGCAGCAGGGAAACCGCTGTCGCCCCCAGCACCAGGCCGTTGGCAAGGTTTTTGTTCATACCTTCTCCTTGACCACTTGGCCCAAGAGCCCTTGGGGCCTGAACAGAAGCAGCAGGATGAGGATCAAGAAAGCGATCACGTCCTTGTATTCGGTGCCGAAGTTACCGTTGGTGAGGGTGGGCATGTAAGTCCCGGCCAGGGTCTCGAGCTGGCCCAATACCAAGCCCCCCACCATCGCTCCGGGAATGTTTCCGATCCCACCCAGCACGGCGGCGGTAAAGGCCTTGATGCCGGGTAAAAACCCTACGTAGGGGGAGATGGTGGTGTATTGTACCGCGAAGAGCACCCCCGCTACCCCGGCTAAAGCCCCGCCAATCAAGAAGGTGCGGGAGATGATCTGGTCGGGATTGATCCCCATGAGGGCGGCGGTGTTCATGTCCTGGGCGACGGCGCGAATGGCGGTTCCCAGCTTGGTGTAGTTCACCAAGTAGCTAAGTCCCAGGAGCATCAGGATCGAGACCACCACCAGGATGATGGATTTGAGCTGGACGAAGACCCCCGGAAGAGCAAAGGATTGCTCGAGGGCGGGCAGGCTGGTCATGCGCAGGAAGAACTCGTTGTGCCAGATGGCTTCGATCAGCCGCACCAGGTCTTGTAGCACGAAAGAAACCCCGATGGCGGTGATCAGCGGCACCAGACGATTGGTGGTGCCCCGTTTGCGCAGGGGGCGGTAGGCCAACCGCTCGACCCATACCGCCACCGCGCCGGAGACAGCGGCGCCCAGCAGCAAAGCGATCAGGAGCAGGAGCAAAGCGTTGGGGATTACCGGGGCTAGATAGCGAAACGCTTCCACGCCGGTTACCGCGCCGATCATAAAGATCTCCGAGTGGGCGAAGTTGATCAGCTCGAGCACCCCATAGACCATGGTGTAGCCCAAGGCGATCATGGCGTACACGAACCCGAGCAACAGCCCCTCGAGGAACACCTGCGGCAAGAGCTGCAACAGAGCATTTAGCAAGCGAGGCCTCCTTTGTCTAGACCGGCAAGTTTCATTCACGGATGATAAACGATTATAGCCTGGTTTGGTGGGCCAGATTGGGAAATATCCCGTCAGCCACTTTTAAGGGGTGGCCCGGAGGCCACCCCTTAAAGCTTTCGCCCTCTCAGCGTAGGGCCGGGGCCGGGACGGCGACCTTCTTGAGCAGCTTGGCGTGGGCGTATACCCCGTCCTCCATGTAGAGCACAAAGTAGTCGGCCACCTTGATGTCGCCCTTGCTGTCGAACTCGATGTCCCCGGTGAGGCCCGAGAGCTTGACCTTGCGGACTTCCTGGGCCACCTGCTTGACATCGGGCTTCTTGCCGCCGTTGGCCTTGATGGCCGCCTCGATGGCGGCGATGATCACGTTGGCTGAGTCGTAGGCGTAGATGCCGAAGCCCTCGATCTTTTTATTGAACTTCTGCTCGAAGACCTTAGCCAAAGCCGCCGCCTTGGGGAACTGGCTTACCGGACCGGCGACGGTGGTGAAGTAGGTGTTCTTGGCCGCTGCGGTCCCGGCCAGGCGCTCGTACTCGGAGGAGTCGAGGCCGTCGCCGCCCATTATGGGGGTGGTGATACCCCGCTCGCGGAGCTGCTTGGCGAAGGGGCCGATCTGGTCGTAGATGCCGCCAAAGTAGATCAGATCGGGCTTGGCGGCCTGGATCTGCACAATTAGCGGGGCAAAGTTGCTCTTCTCCTCGGTGCCCACGAGCTGCAGTACGGTCCCGCCGAGGGCCTTGAAGCGCGCGGCGAAATTCTCCGCCAAGCCCTGGCCGTAGGCAGTCTTGTCGTGGAGCACGAAGGCTTTGGTCACTTTGAGGTCGCGGTAGGCGAACTCGGCGCCGGCCGGGCCTTGTACATCGTCGCGCCCGCAGATCCGGTTGACGTTGGGCAGGTTGCGGTCGGTGACGCGGGGGTTGGTGTTGGCGGGAGAGACCATCACCAGCCCGGTGCGGGCATAGACCTCCGAGGCGGGAATGGCTACGCCGGAGTTGAGGTGGCCTACCACCCCCAGGATATCTTTATCGTTGATGATGCGGTTGGCGTTGGCCACGCCGGTATCGGGGTTGGCTTGGTCATCGTAGGGGGCGAGCTGCAGGTCAAAGCCCATAGCCTTGAACCGAGCCTGGGCCTCTTCTACAGCTACCTGAGCCCCCAGCTTGATCTGCTCGCCCAGGGCCGCTTGTCCGCCCGACAGCGGCGACTGGGTGGCGATCTTGATCACGTTGGACTGGGCCGAAGCCAGCCCTAGGGCCAGTGCGCCAATTGCGACGATAAGGGTTTGCTTCATGCTGATTCCTCCACCAACTTTGAACGCATCGTCACTTCCCTGACCATTATGGTGTATGACGGAAAGAGGTTCTGGGCCAAAGCAGTTACTCGCTGCGCTCGCGTTGCGGGCTCATTCTATACAGGTTGTCTGGCTTCTTGTCAACGGCGTTAAGCGCCTTTGCGCGATCAAAACGTTTCCTTGGCTGACTGGTCAGTTTTTCCGGGTGGAACGCCTCGCGCCTTTGTGGGTAAAAGGCTGTTGCTGGACGGCTTTTCCCCCACCCACCGAGATTGCTGGCCGGGCCCAGGGTACCCCCGCACGGCCAAGACCAGCCTGGGCTTCCCTTTTGGCCTTAGCCCAGGGTAAGCTAACAAAG is from Meiothermus sp. Pnk-1 and encodes:
- a CDS encoding ABC transporter permease — protein: MWAYTGRRLLGLIPVLLGISLLVFLFLHLIPGDPAVVLLGERASPEQVEALRERLGLNRPLPAQYVLFLRDLLSGDLGRSIFNLLPIRDQLASRWPATFELSLSAMLIAVILGVPLGILAAVRKNSLWDNISTIFSLIGVSMPVFWLGLLLIYLFAVNLHWLPPSGRISIEEGNTFKSISGFFLLDALLQRKALGDVLSHLLLPALTLGTIPLAILMRITRSAMLEVLSQDYVRTARAKGLAERVVIFRHALKNALLPVVTIIGLQFGTLLGGAILTETIFSWPGIGLWLYEGILNRDYPVVQGGVVFVALVFVVVNLLVDLSYALLDPRIQYQ
- a CDS encoding GlsB/YeaQ/YmgE family stress response membrane protein translates to MSWIVAIIVGAIIGWLASSVMGEREGLVGKIVIGIVGSLLAKWLFADVLHIGGAASAGTFTIAGLIWGVIGAILLIWVLRALKLVR
- a CDS encoding ABC transporter substrate-binding protein, which codes for MKLRKRWLMLAIAAFGTLGFAQKTLVFGSNGEPVSLEPGNITDGISIYAQRQIYDTLVDFKAGSTEPVAGLATSWFASADGKTWTMRLRQGVKFHDGTDFDANAVAFNVNRWWDPKDPTRINQGANYEIWGELFGGFKGDKGSFLQNITVVDKYTIRFTFANPIPYFPVAIGSGYFGIASPAAIKAQGAKYGTAAGGAVGTGPFKFKEWRAGDRLILEKNANFWKKGSPKVDQVVMRFIKDPAARLAELKAGSIDFTTDIPPANLKDIQGDRNLDAVFRPSFNVGYLALNPAYKPLSDVRVRQAIAMAINKKEIVKAFWGDLGTTNGHFTPAAMKSFWSSKVSDYEYNPQRAKQMLAEAGYPNGFDLELWYMPVSRPYFPTPKEIAEAMSADLSAIGIRVKLQTKDWATYLEDRKKAPGFQAYMLGWTGDYGDPSNFFDPHFASPISDLFDPSGKPLDVKELNDLLAKGSSTSNPAERTKIYQQVDELTFNLALRIPIVHSQPLVAKRKNISGWVPSPLGSESFEDITKASSSASR
- a CDS encoding ABC transporter ATP-binding protein; its protein translation is MLQLKEVHTYYGHIHALQGISLEVNPGEIVTLIGANGAGKSTTLRTISGMVKARRGEVIYQGQPIQRLDAHKIVAMGIGHVPEGRRIFPRLTVEENLEIGAFLEKDKKVVQERKEYAFQLFPRLYERRSQKGGTLSGGEQQMLAIARALMQDPQLLLMDEPSMGLAPVLVDFIFETIQNLNKAGKTILLVEQNARIALQIAHRGYVLQTGRLTFSGPAAELAARPEIQEAYLGGH
- a CDS encoding ABC transporter ATP-binding protein is translated as MSVPLTSASAVRGYSLSVQGVSKRFGGLLAVNDVSLEVRPGEIFSVIGPNGAGKTTFFNLLTGIYAPDTGKILLDGEEITGLSPDKVAAKGVGRTFQNIRLFGAMTVLENVLVGHHIHTHTSYLASILHTPAFRREEARAKARAMELLEFMGLAHRAGELSRNLPYGEQRRLEIARALALEPKLLLLDEPAAGMNPQETDQLKQDVQKLRKELGLTIVLIEHDMSMVMSISDRIAVLEYGSKIAEGLPAEIRSNPRVIEAYLGKGAAGGVA
- a CDS encoding branched-chain amino acid ABC transporter permease; this encodes MNKNLANGLVLGATAVSLLLLLLAPNFLSGLVAIAAVGIVAYLRASVTVRSLSLALLTLGFTLGLARGSGGDLLFIGLLAVLVSLITIPGIPGWIKGLLGAAILLLSVPIAGFTNSFLFELGIQIGIYAAMALGLNVVVGMAGLLDLGYAAFFAIGAYTWAIFGSPQANQFTAGGFPLNGNFFYLFMILAIITTAITGVLIGLPALRLRGDYLAIVTLGLGEVVRVLANNLDHPVNLTNGPQGITPVERPPIDWFRSLMSFFGVHLDAKTDYQLFFYLLVLVVIGIVVAVNVNLGNSRFGRAWVAIREDETAAKAMGIPMLGTKLLAFATGAAFSGAMGVIFAAQRTFVSPESFTLLASITILGMVVLGGMGSIPGVILGAAALTILNIDLLKSFSEYLNTLRQSGATVLGFNLANLPNQFEPAKYERLVFGIVLILMMIFRPEGLIPERRHQLEAEEVKEKS
- a CDS encoding branched-chain amino acid ABC transporter permease; this encodes MLNALLQLLPQVFLEGLLLGFVYAMIALGYTMVYGVLELINFAHSEIFMIGAVTGVEAFRYLAPVIPNALLLLLIALLLGAAVSGAVAVWVERLAYRPLRKRGTTNRLVPLITAIGVSFVLQDLVRLIEAIWHNEFFLRMTSLPALEQSFALPGVFVQLKSIILVVVSILMLLGLSYLVNYTKLGTAIRAVAQDMNTAALMGINPDQIISRTFLIGGALAGVAGVLFAVQYTTISPYVGFLPGIKAFTAAVLGGIGNIPGAMVGGLVLGQLETLAGTYMPTLTNGNFGTEYKDVIAFLILILLLLFRPQGLLGQVVKEKV
- a CDS encoding branched-chain amino acid ABC transporter substrate-binding protein; the encoded protein is MKQTLIVAIGALALGLASAQSNVIKIATQSPLSGGQAALGEQIKLGAQVAVEEAQARFKAMGFDLQLAPYDDQANPDTGVANANRIINDKDILGVVGHLNSGVAIPASEVYARTGLVMVSPANTNPRVTDRNLPNVNRICGRDDVQGPAGAEFAYRDLKVTKAFVLHDKTAYGQGLAENFAARFKALGGTVLQLVGTEEKSNFAPLIVQIQAAKPDLIYFGGIYDQIGPFAKQLRERGITTPIMGGDGLDSSEYERLAGTAAAKNTYFTTVAGPVSQFPKAAALAKVFEQKFNKKIEGFGIYAYDSANVIIAAIEAAIKANGGKKPDVKQVAQEVRKVKLSGLTGDIEFDSKGDIKVADYFVLYMEDGVYAHAKLLKKVAVPAPALR